The Haliotis asinina isolate JCU_RB_2024 chromosome 16, JCU_Hal_asi_v2, whole genome shotgun sequence DNA segment GACTCTAATACACACATAAGATATGTATATAGAAATTAAACCTTATAGTACACTTTTATGATAAACGTTACTGTATCATGCCAATCATAGACTAGCTAATACAAATACCGACTATACATAcacatgatatatatacatgatacatattatAGCATCATGGTATAAAATACAATACTGCTCGAATAACCGCATGCCAGTATACTAGTGTACTGGTACAAAGTACGTAATATATTTGGTCTAAAATACTaagtatgcatatatttacaaacactTAACATGTGCTAGATATGATGAAACACTAATTCTTAAAACATGTAATCTAATATACTAAATCCTATTAGCCCTACTGTAATTTGATGTAAAAAGATCTAACTTAACTTACCCCGTAAAGTGCTGGTGTTGTGCTGTGCTCAGAAAAAAATGTGGACTGCCACAGGTGAAAGGCAGTACAAAGGTTTAAATATAACAAGAGGGTGAAATCCATAAAACAGTAGAAATCTTGTCAACAGGTCAATGCAGAGGTTGGACCTGACACAAATTACTTAACAATAGACCCCAAGCTACCTGCTGCAACTAGCTTACTAGTGAGTCAATGAATAAGTGAAATGTTAGTGTTAACACAGACCTCTTTAGAAATGATAAAGTTGGTTTATACCTAAGTTTAAAATAATCaagtttaacatattaaaatgacatttatttacGCACCGTTACAGACCCAAAACACCCACGTAGATATACGGTGTGAAGCCAGTTTTCTGATACCACAgcgaaacacacaaaacacagaaTAGCCTTAACTTGAATCAATGTTTACAAAGTATTAACGTGCGGAATAGTAATAAAATCCTCAACATTGCAAATTTGACAATGATATATTTCGacctttttctttttctgttcaatCCAATATATTTACAGGCATATTAAGTAGTTGTAAACAGTGTGAATGTTTCAATTCCAGTTAAGTTCAAGAGCAAACCGAGACTTTGTAGCCTATGAAGATGAATAACTCGGACTGCATGTGTGAAAAACAGACAAATTCATGGGATCATTCGTTGCATGTTTCCTTCAGCTGGACACGTTGAATGTAAGCTAGAAAAATACATTGAATTCCTACTCATAGGATGAGAGAACATCAAAACGGAGGGAGACCGGGAGGGTCACGTGTGAAATCACGTGTTAGATCAAACAATACAATTAGGTCATCTGAATACAGTGTCTGAAATCGCTTGTGTGCCCCTGGACTTCGCACCCGAAGACCTCATAATGGATAATTTCAACGCCTGTTCATCGCCTCAGCTGACGGGTGTGGGCCACAAGAGACATAAGGCTCAGACAGTGGAATCCGCGCTGTCTTCACCGACGAACCTCGATTCACAATGAGATTTGCCGACGACAGGGCTCGAGTATGTGAGGTGAAGGTCATGCTCATCTCTgtgaagtggacagatttggtggtAAGAACGTAATGGTATGGGGTTCGTTCTGCTCACGTGGACGGTTTCCTCTTATTGTCTTTCGAAGGAACTTAAATGCCACCCAGTACAGGGATCAGCTTTTGCGACCTGTCTGCTTTCGTTTATGCAGAAACAAGAGCCCTAGAACCCAGAGCCCTAGACTGGCGTTCCAACAAGACAGCAATCCTTTCACAGAAGTTTCTTAAAAATGCCGGGATCCAAGTTCTAGATTGGCTGTCGTGTAGCCCCGATCTCAATCCTATCGAACACTTTTGCCGAGAATGACTTCGTCAGCAGGtgaatcctttgaaagaaattCAGCGTGACTTTGTTGTGCAATGGCAACGTCTGTACGCTTTCTGTGCGTTtgtcataaattatgaatgagtACAATACACTGCCAGATCACAGGATCTGGGTACTTGATCGTTCAATACGTCATCATTCGCTGGGTGTACGTTGTATCACCACCGAAGCACGGTACAGCATGTCCATCTTGAGCGGATCAAGTGAATATTAAGGCATGGCGTGACCGTGTCACAGCtgcaaaaaaacccacacaattAATAACATTCTTTGCTCCCCTATTTAAGGAAGTTAATAACTCGACCTGCCATTCGACCATCCGGaccatgcatatgtagagtagctcaggtcaaacTGAGCAAATATGTATGCTTCAAATATACGCGGTTCATGGTGTCGGGAGATCAGCGAAGTGCCGCGCATGAACCATTTATTCCAAACGAAAACATAACACATACCAGACTCATACCGCGCACGACAGATGCGGGACCGATGTACTGCTCATATAAAGCTTATGACCTGCGGAAGATCGTACGCAGGATAGTATTGTGAATGCCCAAAACTATCACGCCTACTGAGATCCATGCGTATGAAAGACAAAGGCAAGAGGAATTAGGAGTGTGATAGAGTCCTGAGAATGATGAGGAGACGTTGTGTGGTTGTAAGAAGCACTAGAGGAGACCTCAGTCAAATTCTTCTGCACGCTGTGAACTTCAGTTTGGAGGGTATcctgacatatgatatatatgccATCTTTACATAGTTTATATCTTTATGAAAGCTTCATAGGTAACGAACGATTCAATCATAGGACTATTTTGTTTCTTAATTTCAGATACGATGCTGCTGTGGGTCCTGTCTCTCTTCCTTGCCTGCCTTTCTCTCCTTCAAGGGAAACATGTGGACATCCCCTGTAAGCCTTGTGTGTGCAGGAGGACATCCAATGAAAAGTTGGTCGCCAATTGTAAGGACAAACACCTGTCTGACATCCCCAAGCACATTCCAAATTCAGTAGCATACCTGTTTATGTCTCACAATAATATTACTGATCTCCCAGGTGGTTCGTTTAAACGCTTCTCGGCTTTGGAACATCTTGATCTCTCTTTCAATCAACTAAAACGATTACATGTAGATACTTTTACAGGAGCTACAAATTTGATGCATCTGAACCTCAATGGAAACTATCTCCAACTTAACGAATCAGCATATCCAGTGGGAATATTTAGACAGCAGAAAAAATTACTTACCCTGAACATCGCCAAGAACACTGATGTCGCAGATTCAGTATACCCAGATCAAGCCCTTGGTGATCTTACTGCTCTTCAGACACTTTTCATTGACGGTGTTCAGAATGCCTCGTTTGGGATTGGATTTTCGAAACTGAAGAATCTTACTACTCTGTCGTTGTCAGGCAAAAGGGGCCACTGCTCAGTTCAAACCTTGTTGAACACGTCATTTCTCCACACAACATCTGTCAGGAAGCTGGACATAAGCAAATGTAGAATCACCTTTATTGAAACAAATGCATTCTGGCCATTAAGACATATTCATACACTCGATATGTCTAACAATCAATATTTAGGGTTTGATCGCATGGGTGAAGCTTTATATGGACTTCGATATTCTTCTCTAAGTGTTTTGAAGATCAACAGAATAGTGATGACATTTGCAATTGGAGTTCACATAAAGAAACACAACACGAGATATTTCAGTGATCTTAGTTTAAAAGAGATTCATGTTGATTCAAATAGGGTGGAACTCATAGACCAAGAATGTATCGGTCACCTGAAAACAGTGGAACTGATATCCATGAATCACAATAGAGTGACATTTGGAATCTACCTCCTTAGTCTCAACGGACTGACAAATCTGCGAACAATATATGGTTACAACCAGTATTCATCTAATATCCCTTTCAATAACGTTGACACAGTtagagacactaacctctcccCCAATCCGCCGCTTTCCTCATTTGATCTCCATCCAATAGTTCCATATTCACTGGAAACCATCAATGCGTGTGAAAGATATGAGGCAGAATGCAGCAATAGCCATTCGTACCGTAAAAACCATAATAACCATCAATATGATGTAAGATTTGCCCAAACCAGCATCTTAAACCTTGCTTTTAAAATACCACTACcgccaaatgcaacatatgccaATTTTAGCAACTGCAAAATGAACTATGACATTGTTGAGCTCAACTTTCAAACAAACCATTTCAAAACTATTGACCTTTCACacaatgtattttcaaattgGACAGGTCCAATACACGGATGTGAAACAGTTGAATATTTAGATCTCTCAGACAATTACTGTAAATATGTATCTCACACATTTTTTATGTTTGCCTGTGGACTGAAAGTCTTAAATATAAGTAGAAATTACCTCTCAGAGTCACTTGTAGCTGACAGAGATGGGGAAATATTTGCCAACCAGACAAACCTGGAAGTCATTCGAATCGCGCATAATCTTATTCGAGAACTGCCACCATCAATATTTAGAAGACTTACTAGGCTTGAGATTCTTGATTTGAGCTGGAACATGATGACCTCCTGGAACATTGAAATTAGCCACATGCTGCACCTCCATACCTTAGACATCTCGGGAAACAGGTATGAAGGCATTCCAACACCCCTGACAAAGCAGATTGACCATATCATGAGCAATAGGAACGACACTTTTCATCTCAGCATCAAGGGTAATATCTTGAAATGTGATTGTCCGAGACTAGAATCATTGGAGTGGATTACAGGGCCGCATATTACCATTGAAGATCCTGGCAATACAAAGTGCACCTTATCAGATGGGGAAACCATTTCATTTATAGATATAGAAGATGTCATAGCGAAGCTCCAATTACGGTGCAAAATAGTTATCCCCATTCTGTCTACAACAGTATTTGCATTACTGcttttcatgttgatatttggAGCTGGTATGGTGTACCGATATCGATGGAAGCTACGCTATCTTTATTACACAACAAGACGGAAGTACAGGGGGTATCAAAGACTGGGACAAGAAGAGGACCACTTTACTTATGATGCCTTTGTTTCCTATGCTGAGACAGACAGAGGGTTCGTCGTTCAAGATATGCGGGCTGTTCTAGAGAGGACCTACGGCTTGAGGTTGTGCATCCATGACCGTGACTTCATGGTTGGTGAAGCCATCACTGCCAACATCATCAATGCTATTCAGTCAAGCAGGAAAACCATTGCTGTTTTGTCACCAAACTTTGCAAAGAGCTCCTGGTGTGACTATGAGGTCCACATGGCCAAGTTAGAGAGCATCCACACTGGAAGAAACGTCCTCTGTGTGTTATGGTATAGCCATATACCGGACACTAGAATGCTCAGTAGAGATATTCAGGACATGATTGAGTATGATACTTATATTAAGTATCCTACCCAAGAGAATGACAAAGAAGAGTTTTGGACAAAAATCAAAGCTGCGATCAGCTTTTAAAACTGATGAATCTGACGACATGTGTTTCTGTGTAATGGGATTATGTGTCTTCATACAAGCTGGTATCAGTTGTCAGGATGTTAAAAGCAAAGACGTGATCAGATTTTCACCACTACCGACAAACATCTGCAgctcatatacatatatacaaatatacagtaCTACTCATAGAAAGTGAACATGATCTATTCATACTTCCCTGGAATGGTGATCGGAGGCGTTAAACCCCACCGAGAATCAAAGCGCGTAATATACCATATTAGCAAAGTGGTATCATGTATACAGTGTATTACAAAGCCGAACAGAGTAAAGTGGAAGCATTCATCACCAGACACAAGTTGTTTGATGGGAATGGGAATCGAAGGTTGTCACAGGATTATCATCAAAGTTACATCTATACCCAAGTGCCCTCATTGGGAGGGGAATTGGGCATGAATAGAAGAAGCACTGAATGTACAGTGTGATTACACTCACAGCTGGATTTTCCTGTCGCGACTGCATACAGCTTGGCGAGCTGCTACTGGGATATCAAGGACAGGTTATGACTGTGTTGATGCAGAGTACTTGCTTGTAATAGCACGAAAGACATATTTGGAGACAGAACCATTACTGCCGGTTTCAGCCATCTGTCAATGACTAATTTCATCTCTGCGGATTTACAAGCGGCAACATGTAATCAGCATACTTGACCCTGTTGCATAACAAAATTTGAGTTTCAAATGTTTGGTGAGGTAGATCATGCATCTACCCGACTGGAATTCTTACACAACTGACTATTCGGATCCCTGTGTTACTCTCAGCCTAGCTCAcctttgtatatatgtattaaataTATCCTGAGTCCTTTGTGAATAATGTCGTTTTATACATATTGTTTTCAGGAAATGGAAAGTGATGTGTAAACAAGCTGCTACAGCTCATATTAATCCTTGTTGTTGTTATAACAAGGATATTCAATGTTAAGGTAAAATTGtaactgagtatatatatatatatattgctagTCATATGTTAGGAATGGTGTGGTAGTGAATGAAACAAAGTAATAGAGTGCATCCGTTCTCGATCGCCTTTACAGAAACATAGGAAACAATGAACGGAAACAATCGGAGCAAATACTTCGTAAAACCGGAAGCTGACGCTGTTTGAATGGTCAGTGATTATCTCCATAATAAGAAACGCTCTACTGCGCAGTACTTCGTGTGCTATTCAGACAGCAAGCCAAGAATTCGGATCAAGTCTCGCACGGTAGATGAGATTGTACAAGGTTTACTCATCTTGGAAATATCGCCGTGTGACCAGGCTTGGAACAGTAGGACATTAAACTGACAATTAGATGGAAAAAATTATTCCTTTTGCAAACTTGCTCAGTGgggtttctttgtttttgttttttttttatttcttattttattttattttcttataaatTTCCAATTATCAGTGATGAAGAATTGTGTCTATGTTAAATGCTCTTATGAGATTCGGTTCATGTTAACATTCAAACTGATATTTCGCTTTATGTTGCAATGCATTTcctctgggtttttttttctatttatattcatatttataatttctATTTCAAAATTAAATCGTTTGTATATTACACTATGGCACTTTCATGAACTTTTCTTTCAAAACCATCTCACTTCTTTCCATCAATTCATACAAAAGGAGAGAAATCTGACTTCTCTAAACATCGCTTCCATTACTATTCGCTCATCCAGTCCCCTGTGCCCATGCATTCAGTATTATAATGTCACTAACTGCAAACATTCTGATAGCAAACATTCAGTCAAAATCACGTCATACCTTTAGGTTTGCATTGCTATATTACCTTCCCGAAAATTCGGATATGTTCTATTATTATCAACCATTCACGCTCTTATTTTTCATTAACCTTACATATCAATATTCCATATATTTCGGTAACATAATATTATCATCAACCATTCGTTCTCATATTTATGATTAACATTCCATATATTTTTGTAACTTACTGTTGTTATCAAACATTCGTTCTCGTATTTATCATTAACATCCCGTATTTTTCTGTAGCTTACGATTGTTATCAACAGTTCTTATACTGTTACTATTCAGTGTTTGAGTTTTCTGATGCTGTTCGTTGTATATAATGTAATTGGGCCGTTTTAATACAGGCGTTTGTATTTCTTAATAAACTTTGAAACTCGAGGTTACATTGCCTTGCTTTTAGTTCTTCACTATACAGGGAACATTTGATGATCTGAATCAATGTACACTTGTGCTGTCTGTGTCAGGAAGGAAGTCCTCAAAGCAGACAGTAATTCGTGTCGAGTTTATATTACCGGTACCGCCCTTTATAGCGTTCGTGTTGCTGTGTACATGGAAAATCCTTAACACCTAAACACCTAAATAACAGGAATAGACTGTAGATAAATAATTTGATCCAAACAATGCATCATGTTAGAGGACACCAGCTGCAATAATAGATACAGATAATATTCTTCCGGGTTCTAGgatttaaaggaccactaaactcaatttttgggtactctttttattactgcatatgaaagacttctggttagttataaacgaaacaccattttaaaaacaaaacaaaaaaaaaccaaacttgtggttaattaataccaagcgcttaaaagttgctaaaaagccgtctgcttctctctcgccaaGAGACCGAAACCACAGACACCGTTACGTAACACTGTTGCCAG contains these protein-coding regions:
- the LOC137268114 gene encoding toll-like receptor 4; its protein translation is MLLWVLSLFLACLSLLQGKHVDIPCKPCVCRRTSNEKLVANCKDKHLSDIPKHIPNSVAYLFMSHNNITDLPGGSFKRFSALEHLDLSFNQLKRLHVDTFTGATNLMHLNLNGNYLQLNESAYPVGIFRQQKKLLTLNIAKNTDVADSVYPDQALGDLTALQTLFIDGVQNASFGIGFSKLKNLTTLSLSGKRGHCSVQTLLNTSFLHTTSVRKLDISKCRITFIETNAFWPLRHIHTLDMSNNQYLGFDRMGEALYGLRYSSLSVLKINRIVMTFAIGVHIKKHNTRYFSDLSLKEIHVDSNRVELIDQECIGHLKTVELISMNHNRVTFGIYLLSLNGLTNLRTIYGYNQYSSNIPFNNVDTVRDTNLSPNPPLSSFDLHPIVPYSLETINACERYEAECSNSHSYRKNHNNHQYDVRFAQTSILNLAFKIPLPPNATYANFSNCKMNYDIVELNFQTNHFKTIDLSHNVFSNWTGPIHGCETVEYLDLSDNYCKYVSHTFFMFACGLKVLNISRNYLSESLVADRDGEIFANQTNLEVIRIAHNLIRELPPSIFRRLTRLEILDLSWNMMTSWNIEISHMLHLHTLDISGNRYEGIPTPLTKQIDHIMSNRNDTFHLSIKGNILKCDCPRLESLEWITGPHITIEDPGNTKCTLSDGETISFIDIEDVIAKLQLRCKIVIPILSTTVFALLLFMLIFGAGMVYRYRWKLRYLYYTTRRKYRGYQRLGQEEDHFTYDAFVSYAETDRGFVVQDMRAVLERTYGLRLCIHDRDFMVGEAITANIINAIQSSRKTIAVLSPNFAKSSWCDYEVHMAKLESIHTGRNVLCVLWYSHIPDTRMLSRDIQDMIEYDTYIKYPTQENDKEEFWTKIKAAISF